One Methanohalophilus mahii DSM 5219 genomic window carries:
- the fpoF gene encoding F420H2 dehydrogenase subunit FpoF — MVHPKILEVIDYDVCTACGACVSACPAGAIVMNKKAEVRDPDNLELYTKGAAPNVCEGCYTCGRICPVVDGYFEDEFANVRSFFGAKSDIEGQDGGATTAIASKLLELGEVDCFVGITRNDKWETELEVFTDSEQIKRAKGTKYTYDSVLSALRDPFEKYDKIGVIGVPCQAHGARLISENVNDKIVVIIGLLCMESFYHDVMSEKIIKEIMGLNPEDVVKFDFAKGKFWAYTKDGESHSVKIPEVGPHARNPCHHCCDYTSVSADISIGSVGAPDGWNSVLIRTDEGEKYFKMAEDELEIMDDPKPGMDLVKKLATMKHNNNSQHYLEVCEKFSFDECGIR, encoded by the coding sequence ATGGTTCATCCGAAGATACTAGAGGTCATTGACTATGACGTCTGTACCGCTTGTGGGGCATGTGTTTCAGCATGTCCTGCCGGTGCTATCGTCATGAACAAAAAGGCCGAAGTAAGAGATCCGGACAATTTGGAGCTTTACACCAAAGGTGCTGCTCCAAATGTCTGTGAAGGCTGCTATACCTGTGGGCGCATCTGTCCTGTAGTAGATGGTTATTTTGAGGACGAATTCGCAAATGTCAGGAGTTTCTTTGGTGCAAAAAGTGACATCGAAGGACAGGACGGCGGTGCAACAACTGCAATCGCAAGCAAACTGCTTGAATTGGGAGAAGTAGACTGCTTTGTGGGAATTACCCGCAATGACAAATGGGAAACCGAACTGGAAGTCTTCACCGATTCAGAACAAATCAAAAGAGCCAAAGGTACCAAATACACATATGATTCCGTACTCTCTGCTCTGAGGGACCCCTTCGAAAAATATGATAAAATCGGTGTAATCGGTGTACCCTGCCAGGCTCACGGTGCACGTTTGATATCCGAAAATGTCAATGATAAGATCGTGGTTATTATAGGGCTTCTTTGTATGGAAAGTTTCTATCATGATGTTATGTCCGAAAAAATCATAAAAGAGATAATGGGACTCAATCCTGAAGATGTTGTAAAATTCGACTTCGCAAAGGGTAAGTTCTGGGCATATACAAAGGATGGCGAAAGCCACAGTGTCAAGATTCCAGAAGTTGGTCCGCATGCCAGGAACCCCTGCCACCACTGCTGTGATTACACATCAGTTTCAGCAGATATATCAATAGGTTCAGTAGGTGCACCGGACGGATGGAACAGTGTCCTGATCCGTACAGACGAAGGTGAAAAATACTTCAAGATGGCCGAAGATGAGCTTGAGATTATGGATGATCCAAAACCTGGAATGGATCTTGTCAAAAAACTGGCAACCATGAAACACAACAACAATTCACAACATTATCTTGAAGTTTGTGAGAAGTTCAGCTTCGATGAATGTGGCATCAGATAA
- a CDS encoding ATP-binding protein, translating to MGATLVITSTVTDQQRDLAYDKSIKTAETYASQFNTDMQSSMSIAHTLASSLEKYETRNRTEANAMLEQILRQNPDLIGSYACFEPNAFDGMDATYINATGHDETGRFIPYWNTIGGEVKLDPLLYYQTSSYYQLPKKLKKDVVTEPYLYEGALIVSFVSPIMKGGNFQGIAGVDVSLNYIDDIVSDIEIFDTGYASVVSRTGILMSHPTEKEWVGHKSLNSFDIPNIQKLKVDVYNGKSGHIETLDPITGREVIIFYEPVETGKFSFLLIVPKEEMLAGANALQKQLAGISFVAICFMGGGALLIARSITKPIKRIVGNFNKISDEAIEGKLDTRANTDVDIDFRKIPQGLNSILDALEESNASIQEMKTVIDNSPAIVFKWKATPGWPVELVSDNISLLGYSPEEFSSGHLWYGDIVHPDDLDRVQNNLDKQMAEGQNDFTQEYRIITKSGEIKWVDERTLIKRDAKGKIKYLQGIILDITEKKEAEKAIIEAKGMAEAANQTKSQFLANMSHELRTPLNSIIGFSDVLLEEAFGKLNEKQKKYTHNINTSGHHLLDIINDILDLSKIEAGKMELNPENFGLEEIISELKNTLEPLVKKKQLILDLDTSLEYPVYADKLKIKQVLYNLLSNAIKFTPEKGKIAIDIDCGEEEITISVSDSGIGIPPEEQDKLFQPFRQIDSDSNRQYQGTGLGLALVKNIIEMHGGQIWVESEAGKGSTFKFTLPLQNDR from the coding sequence ATGGGTGCTACCCTAGTTATCACTTCTACAGTTACGGATCAGCAAAGGGACCTTGCATACGACAAATCGATCAAGACTGCAGAAACTTATGCCAGTCAGTTCAATACGGATATGCAATCAAGTATGTCCATTGCCCATACCCTTGCAAGCAGTCTGGAAAAATATGAGACACGAAATCGGACTGAAGCCAATGCTATGCTGGAACAAATACTGCGGCAAAATCCAGATTTGATAGGTAGTTACGCCTGTTTTGAACCAAATGCTTTCGACGGGATGGATGCAACATATATAAACGCAACCGGCCATGATGAGACCGGTCGTTTCATTCCGTACTGGAATACAATTGGTGGAGAGGTGAAACTCGATCCACTTTTATATTACCAGACATCTTCCTACTACCAGTTGCCAAAGAAACTGAAAAAAGATGTAGTTACCGAACCCTATCTTTATGAAGGGGCATTGATTGTCAGTTTTGTCTCACCAATAATGAAAGGAGGAAACTTTCAGGGAATTGCTGGTGTGGATGTTTCTTTGAATTATATTGATGATATTGTCAGTGATATAGAGATATTTGACACCGGTTATGCTTCTGTGGTGAGCAGGACAGGAATCCTGATGTCTCACCCTACCGAAAAGGAATGGGTCGGTCATAAATCATTGAACTCATTCGACATACCAAACATACAGAAATTGAAAGTGGACGTATATAATGGGAAAAGCGGTCATATTGAAACCCTTGACCCGATTACCGGAAGAGAAGTAATAATTTTCTATGAACCTGTGGAAACAGGCAAATTTTCATTTTTGTTGATTGTACCCAAAGAAGAAATGCTTGCGGGAGCGAATGCACTCCAAAAACAACTTGCAGGTATTTCCTTTGTAGCAATCTGTTTCATGGGGGGAGGGGCACTCTTAATAGCCCGCTCCATAACAAAACCAATAAAACGAATAGTTGGCAATTTTAATAAGATATCGGATGAAGCAATCGAAGGGAAACTGGACACACGGGCAAATACCGATGTAGACATTGATTTCCGGAAAATTCCACAGGGATTAAACAGCATACTTGATGCCCTTGAGGAATCAAATGCTTCTATTCAGGAAATGAAAACAGTTATAGACAACAGCCCAGCTATTGTATTCAAATGGAAAGCTACACCCGGCTGGCCAGTAGAGCTTGTATCCGATAACATCAGTTTGCTGGGATATTCACCAGAAGAATTTAGTTCAGGTCATCTGTGGTATGGTGATATTGTACACCCTGATGACCTCGACAGGGTTCAGAATAATCTGGATAAACAGATGGCAGAAGGACAGAATGATTTCACACAGGAATACAGGATAATCACCAAATCCGGAGAGATCAAGTGGGTCGACGAAAGGACACTCATCAAGAGGGATGCAAAAGGTAAAATAAAATATCTGCAGGGAATCATTCTTGATATCACTGAAAAGAAGGAAGCTGAAAAAGCAATTATTGAAGCAAAAGGGATGGCAGAAGCGGCAAACCAGACCAAAAGCCAGTTTCTGGCGAATATGAGCCATGAATTGCGCACACCCCTAAACTCTATAATCGGTTTCTCAGATGTGCTGTTAGAGGAGGCATTTGGGAAACTAAATGAAAAACAAAAGAAATATACTCATAACATAAACACCAGTGGGCACCATCTTCTTGATATAATCAATGATATACTGGATCTTTCAAAAATAGAAGCTGGAAAAATGGAATTAAATCCTGAAAATTTTGGACTCGAAGAAATAATATCCGAATTGAAAAACACACTGGAGCCTCTTGTAAAAAAGAAACAACTGATTTTGGATTTAGATACCAGTCTGGAATATCCTGTTTATGCAGACAAGCTGAAGATCAAACAGGTACTGTACAATTTACTTAGCAATGCAATCAAGTTTACACCTGAAAAAGGAAAGATTGCAATTGATATTGATTGCGGGGAAGAAGAAATCACTATTAGTGTGTCTGATAGCGGGATTGGTATTCCTCCAGAAGAACAGGACAAACTGTTCCAACCCTTCAGACAAATTGATTCTGATTCCAACAGGCAATATCAGGGAACAGGTCTGGGATTGGCTCTGGTAAAGAATATTATAGAAATGCACGGTGGTCAGATATGGGTTGAAAGTGAAGCCGGAAAGGGAAGCACCTTCAAGTTCACCCTCCCCCTGCAAAATGATCGTTAA
- a CDS encoding phosphoribosylanthranilate isomerase, whose product MQPATRVKICGMKSVDDIDIAVKCGADAVGFITEVAVDTPRNLDMEFSTELINATPPFVTTVMVIMPESIAHAKKLVSNARPDMVQVHSTADTELLTALRTMHVRIIQKFSISDKTMVLETIKIINELAECNLIDSAILDTACSSGGGSGLTHDWKISSEVAKNIPVPLIVAGGLNPQNVGKCVDIVSPYGVDVASGVEVKGKKDLNHVCDFIRAVRCSN is encoded by the coding sequence ATGCAACCTGCCACAAGGGTGAAAATCTGCGGAATGAAGTCTGTGGATGATATAGATATTGCAGTAAAGTGTGGTGCTGATGCAGTAGGTTTTATAACAGAAGTGGCGGTGGACACACCTCGCAATCTGGATATGGAGTTCAGCACTGAACTGATAAACGCCACCCCTCCCTTTGTCACTACAGTTATGGTAATAATGCCAGAATCGATTGCACATGCCAAAAAACTTGTAAGCAATGCAAGACCGGACATGGTGCAGGTGCATTCCACTGCTGACACGGAATTACTCACCGCACTGCGGACAATGCATGTCCGGATAATACAGAAATTTTCGATTTCTGATAAAACAATGGTTCTGGAAACGATTAAAATCATCAATGAACTTGCAGAATGTAACCTTATTGATTCGGCAATTCTGGACACTGCCTGTAGCAGTGGCGGAGGTAGTGGCCTGACACATGACTGGAAGATAAGCAGCGAAGTGGCAAAAAACATCCCTGTTCCGTTGATTGTGGCAGGTGGACTGAATCCGCAAAATGTGGGGAAATGTGTGGACATTGTGTCCCCTTATGGTGTGGATGTTGCCTCCGGGGTTGAAGTGAAAGGTAAAAAAGATTTGAATCATGTTTGCGATTTTATAAGAGCTGTGAGGTGTAGTAATTGA
- a CDS encoding desulfoferrodoxin — protein MGVQKVGEKYVCNICGNEVEVTEVGGGVLICCGEEMELME, from the coding sequence ATGGGAGTTCAAAAAGTAGGTGAAAAATACGTCTGTAATATCTGTGGCAATGAAGTTGAAGTCACTGAGGTTGGCGGCGGAGTACTTATTTGCTGCGGGGAAGAAATGGAACTTATGGAGTAA
- the mer gene encoding 5,10-methylenetetrahydromethanopterin reductase has protein sequence MSFGIEFVPGDPVLKIAHYAKLAEQQGFDNVWVTDHYNNRDVYTTLAVLAINTNSIKLGTGVTNPYTRNAAITASSIGSINEISGGRAILGLGPGDKATFDAMGIPWDKPLTTTKESIEALRGFLGGEKVEMDGEMIKFGGAKMAFKTGDVPIYMGAQGPKMLELSGQVADGVLINASHPRDFEVAMEKIKAGADKAGRSMDEIDVAAYACFSIDKDAAKAKSAAKVVVAFIVAGSPDMVLERHGIDPAAKKDIGAAISKGDFGALMGDLVTDEMMDAFCICGTPEDCKQRINDLKDIGVTQIVAGSPLGPNKEKAIKLIGKEIIGGN, from the coding sequence ATGTCATTTGGAATAGAGTTCGTACCAGGAGACCCAGTTCTCAAAATCGCCCACTATGCAAAGCTTGCTGAACAACAGGGATTTGACAATGTTTGGGTTACAGATCACTACAACAATCGTGATGTTTATACCACCCTTGCAGTGTTGGCTATAAACACTAACAGCATAAAACTCGGAACAGGTGTGACAAACCCATACACCAGAAATGCAGCTATCACTGCGTCCAGCATTGGTTCAATCAACGAGATTTCCGGTGGCCGTGCAATCCTTGGTCTTGGACCCGGAGACAAGGCAACCTTTGATGCAATGGGGATCCCATGGGACAAACCATTGACCACAACCAAAGAATCCATTGAAGCCCTTCGCGGATTCCTGGGTGGTGAAAAGGTTGAAATGGACGGTGAGATGATCAAATTCGGTGGCGCTAAGATGGCATTCAAGACCGGCGATGTACCGATTTACATGGGTGCACAGGGTCCTAAGATGCTTGAACTTTCAGGCCAGGTCGCAGATGGTGTACTGATCAATGCATCTCATCCAAGAGACTTTGAAGTCGCAATGGAAAAAATAAAAGCAGGTGCCGATAAGGCAGGCCGCAGCATGGATGAGATCGATGTTGCAGCTTATGCATGCTTCTCTATAGACAAGGACGCAGCAAAAGCCAAGAGCGCTGCAAAAGTAGTCGTTGCTTTCATCGTTGCAGGTTCCCCTGACATGGTACTTGAACGTCACGGAATCGACCCTGCAGCCAAGAAGGACATTGGCGCTGCAATCTCCAAAGGTGATTTCGGAGCACTTATGGGTGACCTTGTAACCGACGAAATGATGGATGCTTTCTGTATCTGTGGAACCCCTGAAGATTGTAAGCAAAGGATCAATGACCTGAAGGACATTGGTGTTACCCAGATTGTTGCCGGATCACCTCTTGGACCTAACAAAGAAAAAGCAATCAAACTCATCGGTAAGGAGATCATCGGAGGAAACTGA
- the corA gene encoding magnesium/cobalt transporter CorA encodes MRDYNSELSKKTGMPPGTLIHVGDKRVEEPKLTLVEYNGDNLEVHVSQDIDIIKDLEFAEDRKIWINVDGLHQTELIESLGKLFGVHPIVLEDILNTNQRPKTESYEDYIYVTIRTLFYERLENTVNSDQISIILGNNFILSFQEMETDLFKKIRQRMERPAGIIRKRGVDYLTYSLIDSIVDNYYLLLEDIGEEIERLEDELINEPSPATLQNIHELKREMIILRRSLWPLRETIASLQRDESGLIKESTDIYLRDLYDHSIQVIETVETYREMLSGMLDLYLSTVSNRMNEVMKVLTIIATIFIPLTFIAGIYGMNFEYMPELKWEWGYPAVMIFMATMAVIMLYYFKKKTWL; translated from the coding sequence GTGAGAGATTATAATTCTGAATTATCCAAAAAGACAGGTATGCCCCCCGGTACACTGATTCATGTTGGGGATAAAAGGGTGGAAGAACCTAAACTGACATTGGTGGAGTACAATGGGGACAATCTGGAAGTACATGTCAGTCAGGACATCGACATAATTAAAGATCTGGAATTTGCAGAAGACAGGAAAATATGGATCAATGTAGATGGTCTGCACCAGACAGAATTAATTGAAAGTCTGGGAAAATTATTTGGGGTTCACCCAATTGTGCTGGAAGATATTCTGAATACCAATCAGCGGCCCAAAACCGAATCCTATGAAGATTATATCTATGTTACAATTCGGACTCTGTTTTATGAACGTCTGGAAAATACGGTCAACTCAGACCAGATAAGCATAATACTGGGTAATAATTTCATTCTCTCATTTCAGGAAATGGAGACTGATTTATTCAAGAAGATCAGGCAGAGAATGGAAAGGCCTGCAGGAATCATTCGCAAAAGGGGGGTAGATTACCTTACCTATTCCCTCATAGACTCTATTGTGGATAATTATTACCTGCTTCTGGAAGACATTGGAGAAGAAATTGAGAGGCTGGAAGACGAATTAATAAATGAACCATCACCTGCAACCTTGCAAAATATCCATGAGCTTAAAAGGGAAATGATCATTTTACGCAGGTCCCTATGGCCACTCAGGGAAACAATTGCATCCCTGCAACGTGATGAATCCGGTTTAATCAAGGAAAGTACTGATATATATTTGCGCGACCTCTATGACCACTCGATACAGGTCATCGAAACCGTGGAAACTTACAGGGAAATGTTATCCGGCATGCTGGACCTTTATCTTTCAACTGTCAGTAACCGGATGAATGAAGTGATGAAAGTACTGACAATCATTGCTACCATTTTTATCCCTCTCACTTTTATTGCAGGCATCTACGGAATGAACTTTGAGTACATGCCCGAATTGAAATGGGAATGGGGTTATCCCGCGGTTATGATTTTTATGGCCACTATGGCTGTAATTATGCTGTATTATTTCAAAAAAAAGACCTGGCTGTAA
- a CDS encoding nicotinamide-nucleotide adenylyltransferase, whose translation MHLKRAFYIGRFQPFHKGHYSVIKTIGKDIDELVIGVGSAQRSHETPNPFTAGERIMMIRHSLADTDIKHYAVPIDDIQQNAVWVSYVTARTPPFDIVYSNNPLILELFEEAGIETKQPPMYHRDKYSGTLIREKMIAGEDWEQFVPEAVTEVIEEIDGVRRLKNVSGSDQTF comes from the coding sequence ATGCATCTCAAAAGGGCATTCTACATAGGGCGCTTCCAGCCATTCCACAAAGGCCATTATTCGGTCATAAAAACGATTGGGAAAGATATTGATGAACTGGTAATAGGTGTCGGAAGCGCTCAGAGAAGCCACGAGACACCTAATCCCTTTACTGCCGGTGAACGCATAATGATGATTCGCCATTCTCTTGCAGATACAGACATCAAACATTATGCAGTTCCCATAGATGACATCCAGCAAAACGCAGTTTGGGTGTCCTATGTCACTGCAAGGACTCCTCCCTTTGACATAGTTTATTCCAACAATCCTCTAATCCTCGAGCTTTTCGAAGAAGCAGGCATCGAAACCAAGCAACCTCCCATGTATCATCGGGACAAGTATTCAGGCACTCTTATCCGCGAAAAGATGATTGCCGGTGAAGATTGGGAGCAATTCGTTCCTGAAGCTGTAACAGAGGTTATTGAAGAAATCGATGGCGTCAGGAGATTAAAAAATGTCTCCGGCAGCGATCAGACTTTCTGA
- a CDS encoding DUF2180 family protein: MKCYECEKENKSTDTVGICIICGRGVCENHLVREKIPVLEGEYEARLKCMGDACELKDMQPLLKILCKPCHEALKENF; the protein is encoded by the coding sequence ATGAAATGTTATGAATGTGAAAAAGAAAATAAAAGTACTGATACAGTCGGTATTTGTATCATATGTGGCAGAGGCGTCTGTGAGAATCATCTCGTAAGAGAAAAGATTCCCGTATTGGAAGGGGAATATGAAGCGCGACTTAAATGTATGGGAGATGCCTGTGAGTTAAAGGACATGCAACCTCTACTCAAAATACTTTGCAAACCATGCCATGAGGCTTTGAAGGAAAATTTCTGA
- a CDS encoding anthranilate synthase component II, with protein MKVLFINNRDSFVWNLVDAFSVLGVETVVVPNTVEMEEVKNIKPDAIVISPGPGIPERPEDIGNCLQIIKEYGSNTPILGVCLGHQAINRAYGGSTGRCANGPVHGKASSIIHTDSLLFEGFDNPFEGGRYHSLEIKELAPPLKSIAHTEDGSIMAIKHTEYPVYGIQFHPESVLMSDGLKIIENFLALVIRKD; from the coding sequence ATGAAGGTACTGTTTATAAACAACCGGGATTCCTTTGTATGGAACCTTGTGGATGCCTTTTCAGTACTGGGTGTTGAAACCGTAGTTGTTCCAAATACAGTGGAAATGGAAGAAGTCAAAAATATAAAACCAGATGCAATTGTCATATCACCCGGCCCGGGCATTCCTGAACGACCTGAAGATATCGGCAACTGCCTCCAAATTATTAAGGAATACGGATCAAATACACCTATACTGGGAGTTTGCCTTGGCCATCAGGCTATAAATCGGGCTTACGGTGGCAGTACTGGCAGATGTGCAAATGGCCCGGTCCACGGCAAGGCTTCATCAATAATTCACACCGATTCCCTTCTTTTTGAGGGATTTGACAATCCTTTTGAAGGGGGGAGGTACCATTCACTGGAAATTAAAGAGCTTGCCCCACCCCTAAAATCCATTGCCCATACAGAAGATGGCTCAATAATGGCAATTAAGCATACGGAATATCCTGTTTATGGCATCCAGTTCCATCCTGAATCTGTCCTGATGAGTGATGGTTTGAAAATTATTGAAAATTTTCTGGCGCTGGTCATTCGGAAGGATTAA
- the trpD gene encoding anthranilate phosphoribosyltransferase: protein MQRCLQKIVNGEDLTATEAKKTLKYILQEATDAQIGAFLGALSVKGESVEEISGFVEGMLDEAVIIKPAIAGPLVDIVGTGGDRHNTINISTSAAIIAAAAGVTIAKHGNRAVTSLSGSADVLESLGVDLNCSPVEVKKCMESAGIGFLFAPYFHPAMKRVAPVRKELGFRSIFNLLGPLSNPTLASRQVVGVYDKGLCKPFAQVLRKLGKERVLVVHGDGMDEISTLSETYVAELKDGVITTYEIKPEDMGLKRACAPDIVGGTPEENAKDIRYILQGEKGPKRDIVVANAAAAIYVADKASSLKEASRIAEKVIDNGKALEKLEELAQFTNSRGSNATCHKGENLRNEVCG from the coding sequence ATGCAACGGTGCCTGCAAAAAATAGTAAACGGAGAAGACCTGACTGCTACTGAAGCAAAGAAAACTCTGAAATATATCCTACAGGAGGCAACGGATGCCCAGATAGGAGCTTTTCTTGGAGCTCTGAGTGTCAAAGGGGAAAGTGTTGAAGAAATAAGTGGATTTGTAGAAGGAATGCTTGATGAGGCTGTCATAATAAAACCCGCAATTGCCGGACCACTCGTGGATATTGTTGGAACGGGTGGAGATCGTCATAACACAATCAACATTTCCACATCCGCAGCCATTATAGCTGCAGCTGCCGGAGTGACAATCGCAAAACACGGAAACCGTGCCGTAACATCTCTTTCGGGAAGTGCTGATGTGCTTGAATCTCTCGGTGTTGACCTGAACTGTTCACCGGTAGAAGTGAAAAAATGTATGGAGTCTGCAGGGATTGGTTTTCTCTTTGCGCCATATTTCCACCCTGCTATGAAAAGAGTTGCGCCGGTCAGGAAAGAACTTGGATTTCGGTCTATCTTTAATCTGCTGGGTCCCCTCTCAAATCCAACGCTTGCTTCCAGGCAGGTTGTTGGTGTATACGATAAGGGCCTCTGCAAACCCTTTGCGCAGGTCCTCAGGAAACTTGGCAAAGAAAGAGTACTGGTGGTCCATGGTGACGGGATGGACGAAATATCCACCCTCTCGGAAACCTATGTAGCAGAACTAAAGGATGGAGTAATAACTACCTATGAAATCAAGCCCGAAGATATGGGTCTTAAAAGGGCATGTGCACCTGATATTGTAGGTGGGACTCCTGAAGAGAATGCAAAGGACATACGTTATATCCTGCAAGGGGAAAAGGGACCCAAAAGGGATATAGTGGTAGCTAATGCTGCTGCTGCTATCTATGTTGCAGATAAGGCTTCGTCTCTCAAGGAAGCCTCAAGGATTGCTGAAAAAGTAATCGACAATGGCAAAGCTCTTGAAAAACTCGAAGAACTTGCACAATTCACAAATTCCAGGGGATCAAATGCAACCTGCCACAAGGGTGAAAATCTGCGGAATGAAGTCTGTGGATGA
- a CDS encoding adenylate kinase family protein, protein MFIALTGTPGCGKTSVSRLLENEFGYRVVHLNELIRSENLFVEEDKQRDCVVTDLDVVKKRLSVMEESEKPVIIDSHMAHLIADVSIVLRTAPNELKNRLEKRGYQPAKVDENIEAECLDVILVESVENCEMVFEIGTTDRSISEVGGDVREIIDGISSGHPPIDKFKPGSFDWSGEIF, encoded by the coding sequence ATGTTTATTGCTTTAACCGGCACCCCTGGATGCGGGAAAACATCTGTATCCAGGCTGCTTGAGAATGAATTTGGGTATCGAGTGGTTCATCTGAACGAACTCATAAGATCCGAGAATCTTTTCGTAGAAGAAGATAAACAACGGGACTGTGTGGTTACTGACCTTGATGTGGTTAAAAAACGGCTGTCAGTCATGGAAGAATCTGAAAAGCCTGTAATCATTGACAGCCACATGGCCCATCTGATTGCAGATGTTTCCATCGTACTACGTACGGCTCCCAATGAACTCAAAAACAGGCTTGAAAAAAGGGGATATCAACCTGCAAAAGTGGATGAGAACATAGAAGCAGAATGTCTCGATGTTATACTTGTGGAGTCAGTAGAAAACTGTGAGATGGTATTTGAAATTGGTACCACGGACCGAAGTATAAGTGAAGTTGGTGGGGATGTAAGAGAAATCATCGATGGCATATCCTCAGGACATCCGCCCATTGATAAATTCAAACCCGGCTCTTTTGATTGGAGCGGAGAAATTTTTTGA
- the trpE gene encoding anthranilate synthase component I: protein MEFDIGRDEFISLVKREDGPALVQLVAEVETSLSPLDLYTLLENHFDYSYILESVEKESRHARFSFVGADPLALLSMKGRRVCLTMSHESSLTDLMEKRLGDVCDSLESKSCHFEGTIKTGYEVLDALRKVFVADDSLPLLNANRFDRQTFLGGAMGYAGYDIIYDCWLKQDIPAGAKEPDMQFMFTTGTFVFDHLEKRTYYVKTPLANSSNAAQVYDDVLEEARSMQVVLNRPPFIEDNESARSAKNENISCTMTGAEYEDAVSKAKEHILDGDIFQVVLSRRYELPYHNSPLYLYRKLRSINPSPYMYVLSFKDMAVVGASPETLMTVDNGRVITNPIAGTCPRGESESEDCSYAEIMLHDEKERAEHVMLVDLSRNDVRMVCEGGSVKVSDFMKVVRYSHVQHIESTVEGKLRPECDQFDAIKALLPAGTLSGAPKIRAMEIIRKLERLGRGVYGGGIGYFSWNGDADFAIAIRTVVMREGKAMIQAGAGIVADSVPSKEYEETERKMAAMLKAVKGE from the coding sequence ATGGAATTTGACATTGGAAGGGATGAATTCATTTCACTTGTAAAAAGGGAAGATGGTCCGGCCCTTGTACAACTGGTAGCCGAAGTGGAAACATCCCTATCCCCGCTTGACCTCTATACTCTTCTTGAAAATCATTTTGATTACTCCTATATTCTGGAATCTGTAGAAAAAGAGAGCAGACACGCACGTTTTTCTTTTGTAGGTGCAGATCCCCTCGCCTTACTTTCCATGAAAGGCAGACGTGTTTGCCTGACAATGTCACATGAATCATCCCTGACAGATTTGATGGAAAAAAGGCTTGGAGATGTCTGCGATTCTCTTGAATCCAAATCCTGTCATTTTGAAGGAACCATAAAAACAGGATATGAAGTATTAGATGCCCTCAGGAAAGTATTTGTGGCTGATGATTCGCTGCCTCTTCTCAATGCAAATAGATTTGACAGGCAGACTTTCCTGGGTGGTGCAATGGGATATGCCGGATATGACATTATTTATGACTGCTGGTTGAAACAGGATATTCCAGCAGGGGCAAAGGAGCCTGACATGCAGTTCATGTTCACTACAGGTACCTTTGTTTTTGACCATCTTGAAAAGAGGACTTATTACGTGAAAACTCCACTTGCAAATTCTTCAAATGCAGCACAGGTTTATGATGATGTACTTGAAGAAGCCCGCAGCATGCAGGTAGTACTTAACCGGCCGCCATTTATCGAGGACAATGAATCAGCGAGAAGTGCTAAGAATGAAAATATTTCCTGCACAATGACCGGGGCAGAATATGAAGATGCAGTAAGCAAGGCAAAGGAACATATTCTGGATGGTGATATTTTTCAGGTGGTTCTTTCGCGGCGCTATGAGTTACCCTACCACAATAGTCCTCTTTACCTTTACAGAAAACTACGCTCTATTAATCCGAGTCCTTACATGTACGTGCTTTCGTTTAAGGACATGGCTGTGGTAGGTGCAAGTCCCGAAACCCTGATGACTGTGGATAATGGGCGTGTGATCACCAATCCTATAGCAGGGACATGCCCCAGGGGTGAAAGCGAAAGTGAAGATTGCAGCTATGCCGAAATAATGCTTCATGATGAAAAAGAAAGGGCAGAACATGTGATGCTTGTTGACCTGTCCCGCAATGATGTACGTATGGTCTGTGAAGGCGGTTCTGTAAAAGTATCCGATTTTATGAAAGTGGTACGTTATTCCCATGTCCAGCACATCGAAAGTACAGTGGAAGGTAAATTAAGACCGGAATGTGACCAGTTCGATGCCATTAAGGCACTTCTTCCTGCAGGAACCCTTTCAGGTGCGCCCAAAATACGGGCAATGGAGATCATAAGAAAACTTGAAAGACTTGGCAGGGGTGTCTACGGAGGAGGGATCGGTTACTTTTCCTGGAATGGGGATGCAGATTTTGCAATTGCAATACGCACGGTTGTTATGAGAGAGGGAAAAGCAATGATACAGGCAGGTGCCGGCATAGTTGCAGATTCGGTACCTTCAAAGGAATACGAAGAAACCGAGCGCAAGATGGCTGCAATGCTTAAAGCAGTAAAAGGTGAATGA